In [Clostridium] cellulosi, one genomic interval encodes:
- a CDS encoding putative signal transduction protein with a C-terminal ATPase domain (High confidence in function and specificity), which produces MKKVLNRLKNAYMNFRISTKLSILYLFVFLLSMFLSWIVYYNLNYRFSIQKSGELSMQTLYSLKSNITNLLENVDYNSRVILSNNDVQTILSNGQNEDTFVAENRMRTSLTLLINTMPSIESIYVFDNYGHCYGAGRGMNYTLKISRITEAPWYNEVVDLNGASLFRLHANNIFSAENKESSVSMVRLINGTVSQRPIGILLMNISNSALEESYHEIVKKYGSTVILLDESNKYIISNEKISTENVAAILQNSEKNHDDPLILKSGGKRFIYSSITLDYPKWKIIMGIPMEEIDKELALYQRITFIIIFLNIILLLGCIMIFSRLITIPIHKLLESMRGVQKGNFVTVHMNTGADEIGQLKDGYNLMITKIQELLNKIINDQRAKRKLELNILQAQIKPHFLYNTLDAMAYLSLAGKNAELYDALEALGEFYRKSLSKGGEIISIKDEIDITRDYLLLQRLRYGDIFTAKFDIDESVLKYKTLKLILQPLVENSIYHGIRPKGEPGEIWVRVKGDGDRIIFSVEDNGIGMPDDVIKAFQNRDIKESGFGLWETLERIRIYYENDSSYTIKSSKNKGTIITISIPKETVERGGAKNDVLQPTH; this is translated from the coding sequence ATGAAAAAAGTATTGAACCGCCTCAAGAACGCATACATGAACTTTCGAATCTCAACGAAGTTGTCAATTTTGTATCTTTTCGTGTTCTTACTCTCAATGTTTCTTTCATGGATTGTCTATTACAATCTAAACTACCGTTTTTCCATTCAGAAAAGCGGCGAACTTTCTATGCAAACTTTGTACTCTCTGAAATCAAACATAACTAACCTTCTGGAAAACGTCGATTATAACTCACGAGTTATCCTATCGAACAATGATGTTCAGACAATTCTGAGCAACGGGCAAAATGAAGATACTTTTGTGGCAGAAAATAGAATGAGAACCAGCTTGACCCTACTGATTAATACAATGCCATCGATTGAATCCATCTATGTTTTTGATAACTACGGGCACTGTTATGGAGCCGGCAGAGGAATGAACTATACCCTTAAAATTTCAAGGATTACGGAAGCACCGTGGTACAACGAGGTTGTGGATCTTAACGGTGCCAGCCTGTTTCGTCTGCATGCCAACAATATTTTCTCTGCCGAAAACAAAGAAAGCAGCGTTTCAATGGTCCGGCTAATCAACGGCACCGTTTCACAGCGCCCGATCGGAATTCTTCTCATGAATATTTCCAATTCGGCATTGGAAGAAAGTTACCATGAAATTGTTAAGAAATATGGAAGCACCGTGATCCTTTTGGATGAATCAAACAAATACATAATCAGCAACGAAAAAATTTCCACGGAGAATGTAGCGGCTATTTTGCAAAATAGTGAAAAAAATCACGATGACCCACTCATTCTGAAATCCGGTGGTAAACGGTTTATCTACTCTTCAATCACACTCGATTACCCAAAATGGAAAATAATCATGGGAATCCCAATGGAAGAAATCGATAAAGAGCTTGCCCTTTACCAGCGTATCACGTTCATCATTATTTTTCTCAATATCATACTTCTGTTGGGATGTATCATGATCTTCTCACGCCTAATCACCATCCCGATACACAAACTGCTCGAGTCGATGCGAGGCGTACAGAAAGGCAACTTCGTTACCGTGCACATGAACACCGGCGCAGATGAAATCGGGCAGTTAAAAGACGGCTACAACTTGATGATTACCAAGATTCAAGAACTTCTGAATAAGATCATCAACGACCAAAGAGCCAAACGGAAACTTGAACTGAACATTCTACAGGCACAAATCAAGCCTCATTTTCTTTATAACACTCTTGACGCAATGGCGTATCTCTCCCTCGCAGGAAAAAACGCGGAGCTATATGACGCCCTCGAAGCTTTGGGAGAATTTTACCGAAAAAGCCTGAGCAAAGGCGGTGAAATTATCTCTATCAAGGACGAGATTGACATTACCCGAGATTACCTATTATTGCAACGGCTTCGCTACGGCGATATATTCACAGCGAAATTCGACATTGATGAAAGCGTTCTGAAGTATAAGACGCTGAAACTGATTTTGCAGCCGTTAGTTGAAAATTCTATCTACCATGGCATTCGGCCGAAAGGTGAACCGGGAGAAATTTGGGTTCGTGTTAAAGGCGACGGCGACCGAATCATTTTCTCCGTAGAGGATAACGGAATTGGTATGCCCGACGATGTCATCAAAGCCTTTCAAAACCGCGACATTAAGGAAAGCGGTTTCGGACTGTGGGAAACGCTTGAACGTATCCGAATTTATTATGAAAACGATAGCTCTTACACAATAAAAAGCTCGAAGAACAAAGGTACAATTATTACGATTTCAATTCCAAAAGAAACTGTAGAAAGGGGAGGGGCAAAAAATGACGTGCTTCAACCGACACATTAA
- a CDS encoding hypothetical protein (Family membership) has product MTCFNRHIKVMLVDDEENTRKLLKLLINWEELGFTICGEASSGQEALHMLDEVQPDLIITDVRMPYMDGLEFSKLALQAYPNLKIIVLTAYEDFSSAQKSVQMGVSAFLLKPIKRENLISTLNSVAKKIEEELDMKQEYSRIQEQLGQMRELLQKKFLSELLIADLPDDELKQKIQYFSLEPIEKQVQAAVITLRGEPENMDGEKRILYSMAAMDLVEQFFSNDPNSYVFSDHLSNIVVAYTGNSSTFESAMERLKDILSSKLQGRVSAGIGTLRSGLHGLSKSYQEACMALKYCIIYGDRIVLSYKDVSMVDSDKAEQNKGLDEIAFFVRAGLQKEAVEAIHRSLVQQSLAEIEDINAIRVKGINIITLLFNIAAELHVVLPTQEFGKTYMEIINLKDISEIEKRLIQTANELTETTRKIRKKKSCQQITMVMEYINEHLSDPTLGLASLSAHFYLNPSYLSRTFKHQVGSSIVEYLTDLRIRKAKELLQNTDKMAYEIGAEVGIPDPNYFGKCFKKYAGCSIQEFRKRIGNSNP; this is encoded by the coding sequence ATGACGTGCTTCAACCGACACATTAAAGTAATGCTTGTGGATGATGAAGAAAATACCCGAAAGCTGCTTAAGCTGTTAATAAATTGGGAGGAACTTGGCTTTACAATCTGCGGTGAAGCGTCAAGCGGTCAGGAAGCCCTACATATGTTGGATGAAGTACAGCCGGATCTCATCATAACTGACGTTCGCATGCCATATATGGATGGTCTGGAATTTTCGAAGCTTGCTCTTCAGGCGTATCCAAACCTGAAAATTATTGTATTGACCGCTTACGAGGATTTTTCGAGTGCTCAGAAGAGCGTACAGATGGGTGTTTCCGCATTTCTGCTCAAACCAATTAAGAGAGAAAACTTGATATCGACTCTGAACTCAGTTGCTAAAAAGATTGAGGAAGAGTTGGATATGAAGCAGGAATATTCGCGCATTCAGGAACAGCTCGGTCAAATGCGGGAACTCCTGCAGAAAAAATTTTTGAGTGAATTGCTGATTGCCGATTTGCCTGATGATGAGTTAAAGCAAAAAATCCAGTATTTTTCGCTGGAGCCGATTGAAAAGCAAGTACAGGCTGCTGTTATTACCCTGCGCGGCGAACCGGAAAATATGGATGGCGAGAAACGGATTCTTTACAGCATGGCTGCAATGGACCTTGTGGAACAGTTTTTCAGCAATGATCCAAATTCCTATGTTTTTTCGGATCATCTGAGCAATATCGTAGTTGCGTACACCGGAAATTCCAGTACTTTTGAGTCCGCAATGGAAAGATTGAAGGACATACTTTCCTCCAAACTTCAGGGGCGGGTGAGCGCGGGTATCGGCACGCTCCGCTCAGGTCTGCATGGACTTTCGAAATCATATCAGGAAGCCTGCATGGCGCTGAAATACTGCATTATTTACGGAGACAGAATCGTTCTTTCCTACAAAGACGTCAGCATGGTTGATTCAGACAAAGCAGAACAAAACAAGGGATTGGATGAAATTGCATTTTTTGTACGCGCCGGTTTACAGAAAGAGGCAGTTGAAGCAATTCACCGCTCGCTGGTTCAACAGTCCCTGGCTGAAATTGAAGACATCAACGCTATTCGGGTAAAAGGTATCAACATCATAACCCTGCTCTTTAACATTGCAGCGGAGCTGCATGTTGTACTTCCTACGCAGGAGTTCGGAAAAACCTATATGGAAATAATTAATCTAAAAGATATTTCTGAAATTGAAAAGCGATTGATCCAAACAGCCAATGAGCTCACTGAAACGACACGGAAGATTCGTAAGAAAAAGAGTTGCCAGCAGATTACTATGGTGATGGAATATATCAACGAGCACCTATCTGACCCAACACTTGGCCTTGCGTCTCTCTCCGCGCATTTTTACCTTAATCCAAGCTACCTGAGCCGCACGTTCAAGCATCAAGTAGGCTCTTCTATCGTTGAATACCTGACTGACCTTCGGATTCGAAAGGCGAAGGAGCTGCTTCAAAACACTGACAAAATGGCTTATGAAATTGGTGCCGAAGTAGGCATTCCTGACCCGAACTATTTTGGAAAATGCTTTAAGAAATATGCCGGGTGCTCAATTCAGGAATTTCGAAAACGCATAGGAAATTCCAACCCATAA
- a CDS encoding sugar ABC transporter periplasmic protein (High confidence in function and specificity) has protein sequence MNKVLKKVIVGALSATMVLSMAGCSKNSSSNTTSGSQSGSADQQVTLKLWHIWAADSESSKKPFLKVLDNFQKEHPNIKLDVDATENETFKTKIRTAVAANEAPDIFTYWAGGYMKNFVTSGKLLALDDYLNDGTKDKLLEGTLANMTFDGKVYGLPHTMDVGTFFVNQELFDKYNIKVPTTYDELVDACKKFRAAGVKTPMAVGAKEAWCIDMYLDILQVRSAGYDACINALSGKGSYEDPGIIDGARRLQELVKMGAFGDSPMSISRDESEVPFYNGEVPMYFNGSWTIGNIARSDKVKDKIKIVPFPKVGDKSDSTDLTGGVAGTFVVSANTKYKDQAVTCLKYIAQGFAKEAFEAGVSLPAWKIDIDESKVDPLTKQLMTLTDSAKTYTLWWNTYLEGSKSELYMNKSSELFALKITPEQYAKDLQTMNS, from the coding sequence ATGAACAAAGTCCTGAAAAAAGTCATCGTAGGAGCTCTTTCTGCAACCATGGTATTAAGCATGGCTGGTTGCTCAAAGAACAGCAGTTCCAACACGACATCAGGCTCACAGTCCGGTTCTGCAGACCAGCAGGTCACACTTAAACTGTGGCACATCTGGGCAGCAGATTCCGAATCCAGCAAAAAACCGTTCCTGAAAGTACTTGATAATTTCCAAAAGGAACATCCGAACATCAAACTTGATGTTGACGCAACGGAAAACGAAACATTCAAGACAAAAATCCGCACCGCCGTTGCAGCAAACGAAGCTCCGGACATCTTTACCTACTGGGCCGGCGGCTACATGAAAAACTTTGTAACGTCCGGAAAGCTTCTCGCGTTGGATGATTATCTGAACGACGGTACAAAAGACAAACTTCTGGAAGGCACTCTCGCAAACATGACATTTGACGGCAAGGTTTATGGCCTGCCTCACACCATGGACGTCGGCACGTTCTTTGTCAATCAGGAATTGTTCGACAAGTACAACATTAAGGTTCCGACAACATATGATGAACTGGTCGACGCTTGCAAGAAGTTCCGTGCAGCCGGCGTGAAGACCCCGATGGCCGTCGGCGCCAAAGAAGCATGGTGCATTGATATGTACCTTGACATTCTTCAGGTTAGGTCCGCCGGTTATGACGCTTGCATCAATGCTCTCTCCGGCAAAGGTTCCTACGAAGACCCTGGAATTATCGACGGTGCCAGGAGGCTCCAGGAACTCGTAAAGATGGGCGCATTTGGCGACAGCCCGATGAGTATTTCCAGAGACGAATCTGAAGTTCCGTTCTATAACGGTGAAGTCCCAATGTACTTCAACGGCAGCTGGACCATCGGTAATATTGCTAGGAGCGACAAGGTAAAGGATAAGATTAAGATAGTTCCGTTCCCGAAAGTCGGCGACAAGAGCGATTCAACCGACCTGACAGGCGGCGTGGCTGGAACCTTTGTTGTCAGTGCTAACACCAAGTATAAAGACCAAGCGGTTACTTGCTTAAAGTATATCGCTCAGGGATTTGCAAAAGAAGCATTTGAAGCTGGCGTAAGTCTCCCGGCTTGGAAGATTGACATCGATGAATCCAAGGTTGATCCTCTGACAAAACAGCTGATGACTTTGACAGATTCGGCAAAGACCTATACTCTTTGGTGGAACACCTATCTGGAAGGTTCCAAGTCTGAACTTTACATGAACAAATCCTCAGAACTTTTCGCACTGAAGATTACTCCGGAACAGTATGCAAAAGACCTGCAGACTATGAATTCCTAA
- a CDS encoding sugar ABC transporter permease (High confidence in function and specificity): MNKVLSNKKAIVFFMLPAVLFFLVVILMPVLMSLYYSTLNWDGMGSGTFIGFQNYKKLFVGNVDNFPKSVINSFLFLLASVFIQIPISLLLAIILANGVKGENFFRNVYFVPVVLSTVVIGQLWMKIYHPDYGLLNTFLRSIGLSSWAHGWLGDQKTALVATFIPILWQYTGYHMLLLYAAIKSINPEIFEAARIDGASRAKIALRITIPMILPMLEVSVIFSVIGSLKVFDLVYVLTNGGPAQASEVPSTLMVRTIFMGYQYGYGSAMAVFIIAECALFTFVVRKIFKALQKD, encoded by the coding sequence ATGAACAAAGTACTATCAAACAAAAAAGCCATCGTTTTCTTTATGCTTCCGGCTGTGCTGTTTTTTCTCGTGGTAATTCTGATGCCTGTCCTAATGTCCTTATACTACAGCACATTGAACTGGGACGGCATGGGAAGTGGAACGTTTATTGGCTTTCAAAACTATAAGAAGCTGTTCGTCGGAAATGTTGATAATTTTCCGAAATCTGTTATAAACTCATTTCTCTTTTTACTTGCTTCTGTATTCATTCAAATACCGATATCTCTATTGCTGGCAATCATCTTAGCCAACGGCGTGAAGGGTGAAAACTTCTTCCGCAATGTTTATTTCGTTCCTGTTGTTTTGTCTACCGTGGTAATCGGCCAACTGTGGATGAAAATTTATCATCCGGATTACGGCCTTCTGAACACTTTTCTTCGGAGCATCGGTCTCTCAAGCTGGGCACATGGTTGGCTTGGCGACCAGAAGACCGCATTAGTCGCTACTTTTATTCCGATATTATGGCAATACACTGGATATCATATGCTTTTGCTTTACGCCGCAATTAAATCGATTAACCCTGAGATTTTTGAGGCTGCGAGGATCGATGGCGCAAGCAGAGCAAAAATCGCTCTACGTATTACGATCCCGATGATTCTGCCAATGCTGGAAGTCAGCGTGATTTTCTCAGTTATCGGTTCACTGAAAGTATTTGACCTTGTGTATGTTTTAACTAATGGAGGACCGGCACAGGCAAGCGAGGTTCCAAGTACATTAATGGTCCGCACAATTTTCATGGGATATCAGTACGGCTACGGCAGTGCAATGGCTGTGTTTATCATCGCGGAATGTGCTCTGTTCACATTCGTAGTCCGCAAGATATTCAAAGCATTGCAAAAGGATTAG
- a CDS encoding sugar ABC transporter permease (High confidence in function and specificity), whose amino-acid sequence MKNKNIPICIGKIILYICLIIWAILCLFPIYWLFTFSLKNNTEIFGGNIIGLPKVYRWGNYSNALLNGNVGIYLFNSFVVTALTILFTILASTMATFAMQRMRWKLSKVAMSILLVGMMIPIHAALLPVFVVMRNLKLINTIWSLIIPYTGFAIPMGILIISGILDGIPRELDESACIDGCNTYRLFFSIILPLLRPAIATCAVFTFLQSWNELMMAVTFISKDNAKTLTVGIQSMAGQYLTEWGPIGAALMIATIPTLILYFMLSGQVQKSFVVGAVKG is encoded by the coding sequence ATGAAAAATAAAAATATTCCTATCTGCATTGGAAAAATCATACTCTATATCTGTCTGATAATTTGGGCTATTCTATGCTTATTCCCGATTTACTGGCTATTTACATTCTCGCTGAAAAACAACACGGAAATATTCGGCGGTAATATTATCGGCCTGCCCAAAGTTTATCGCTGGGGTAACTATTCGAATGCCCTGCTGAACGGAAATGTGGGTATCTACCTTTTTAACAGTTTCGTCGTTACAGCATTGACCATTCTGTTTACCATTCTTGCTTCCACCATGGCAACGTTCGCCATGCAGCGGATGCGTTGGAAGCTGAGCAAGGTTGCCATGTCTATTTTGCTCGTGGGCATGATGATTCCGATTCACGCCGCATTGCTTCCCGTATTCGTTGTCATGCGCAACCTGAAGCTGATCAACACCATTTGGTCTTTGATTATTCCTTACACCGGCTTTGCAATCCCGATGGGAATTTTGATTATTTCCGGCATTTTGGACGGAATTCCAAGGGAACTTGATGAATCCGCATGCATAGACGGTTGCAATACCTACCGTCTCTTCTTCAGCATTATCCTTCCACTGCTCCGTCCAGCTATTGCAACCTGCGCAGTCTTCACGTTCCTGCAGTCGTGGAACGAACTGATGATGGCAGTTACCTTCATCAGCAAAGACAATGCAAAAACACTCACGGTAGGTATTCAGTCCATGGCCGGCCAGTACCTCACGGAATGGGGACCTATTGGTGCAGCTCTGATGATTGCAACAATCCCAACTTTGATTTTGTATTTCATGCTGAGCGGTCAGGTTCAAAAGAGTTTCGTTGTCGGTGCGGTCAAGGGGTAA
- a CDS encoding hypothetical protein (High confidence in function and specificity) — protein sequence MAYKRVLTIQDISCVGQCSLTVALPIISACGMETCILPSAVLSTHTGGFHDYTFRDLTDDMPAIQNHWIKEKIYFDAIYTGYLGSKKQIAYVKDIMKTTGKPGCIRIVDPAMADNGKLYPGFDMSFVQEMKTLCAEADIILPNITEACLLTGMEFRTEYDESYINKLLQELSGLGANKIVLTGVGYRPDTTGVTVFEKGKASYYEHRRIATGCHGTGDVYASAFVGALMNGFNTFEAAKIAADYTVLCIEKTQGDETHWYGVKFELALPELMKMILGK from the coding sequence ATGGCTTATAAAAGAGTACTTACAATTCAAGACATATCTTGTGTCGGACAATGTTCGCTTACCGTTGCGCTTCCGATTATATCCGCCTGCGGCATGGAAACCTGTATATTGCCTTCAGCCGTTCTTTCAACACATACCGGCGGATTCCATGACTACACTTTCCGCGATCTTACTGACGATATGCCAGCTATCCAAAATCATTGGATAAAAGAAAAAATCTACTTTGATGCAATTTACACCGGCTACCTTGGGAGCAAAAAGCAGATTGCATATGTTAAAGATATAATGAAAACGACCGGAAAGCCTGGTTGTATCCGTATTGTCGATCCCGCTATGGCTGACAACGGCAAATTGTATCCGGGATTTGATATGTCATTTGTTCAAGAAATGAAAACTCTTTGTGCGGAAGCTGATATTATACTTCCAAACATTACTGAAGCTTGCCTGTTAACCGGAATGGAATTTCGCACGGAATATGATGAAAGCTACATTAATAAATTACTGCAGGAACTTTCCGGGCTGGGAGCAAACAAAATTGTCTTGACCGGCGTTGGTTATCGCCCAGACACCACCGGCGTAACCGTTTTTGAAAAAGGTAAAGCTTCCTATTATGAACACAGGCGCATAGCAACGGGATGTCACGGAACAGGTGATGTTTACGCCTCTGCCTTTGTCGGTGCATTGATGAATGGTTTTAATACATTTGAAGCTGCGAAAATTGCGGCAGATTATACGGTTCTTTGTATAGAAAAAACGCAGGGCGATGAAACGCATTGGTATGGGGTAAAGTTTGAATTAGCATTGCCCGAACTTATGAAAATGATTTTGGGAAAGTGA
- the srtF gene encoding Lantibiotic transport ATP-binding protein SrtF (High confidence in function and specificity), with product MAELILETRCLKKYYGKQLAVNDVSLQIPRGSIYGLLGPNGAGKSTTLKIITGLLYPSAGEIIAFGGRWERKHLRRMGVLIESPALYGNLTAYENLLVHAKLIGLPKERIYEVLEIVELKDVDKKQVSHFSMGMKQRLGIAIALLGNPELLILDEPANGLDPIGIQKLRELIRSLHEKGITVILSSHILSEVSQIVDHIGIISGGELKYQGEINPTENLETLFMEVVNGVEEQ from the coding sequence ATGGCAGAATTAATACTTGAAACTAGGTGTCTTAAAAAATATTACGGCAAGCAGCTTGCTGTAAATGATGTTTCGCTTCAAATACCAAGAGGCTCTATATATGGACTCCTTGGGCCGAATGGGGCAGGAAAGTCGACGACTTTAAAGATTATAACAGGGTTGCTGTACCCTAGTGCAGGTGAAATAATAGCTTTTGGAGGACGTTGGGAGCGTAAGCATCTAAGACGAATGGGAGTACTCATAGAGTCGCCGGCTTTGTATGGAAATCTAACGGCCTATGAAAATCTTTTAGTGCACGCAAAATTAATTGGCCTTCCAAAAGAACGCATCTATGAAGTTCTTGAAATAGTTGAGCTAAAGGATGTGGATAAAAAACAAGTATCACATTTTTCAATGGGAATGAAGCAAAGGTTGGGGATTGCAATAGCATTGCTTGGCAATCCAGAGCTTTTGATTCTTGATGAGCCTGCAAACGGGCTTGATCCTATTGGAATTCAAAAACTAAGAGAATTGATCCGCTCTTTACATGAAAAAGGGATTACAGTTATACTTTCAAGTCACATATTATCAGAGGTTTCCCAAATTGTAGACCATATCGGAATTATAAGCGGGGGAGAGCTTAAATATCAAGGTGAGATAAATCCTACCGAAAATCTTGAAACGTTATTTATGGAAGTAGTAAATGGGGTGGAAGAGCAATGA
- a CDS encoding MutE/EpiE family lantibiotic protection ABC transporter permease (High confidence in function and specificity), with translation MINILQSEFLKYKRTFTRRLILLAPIFFIIVALPQKLFMPENYLRPWQLILDLVFNWWPVVFIPMGLALFAALTESQEKKAGNYRSLRVRDISPAHLWIAKVIIMGCHTLISTLVLIGATVISGLITGGGCIPWFKIFAASLTAWGVSLAIIPLQLWIATWKGTFASIAMGFLGLIAGVIAAPKSYWIYVPWSWPIRLMCPIIGVHPNGTLLESTSPLLDASVIPQGIIISIVSLIILAFITAVWFNKKEVK, from the coding sequence ATGATAAATATATTGCAGTCAGAATTCCTTAAGTATAAAAGAACTTTTACAAGACGTTTAATACTGCTTGCGCCTATTTTTTTTATAATCGTTGCATTGCCTCAAAAACTGTTTATGCCTGAAAACTATCTTAGGCCATGGCAGCTTATTCTTGACTTGGTATTCAATTGGTGGCCTGTTGTATTTATTCCGATGGGTTTGGCTTTATTCGCTGCTTTGACGGAATCACAGGAGAAAAAGGCGGGTAACTATAGAAGCCTTCGAGTACGAGATATTTCACCGGCTCATTTATGGATTGCGAAAGTAATTATTATGGGCTGCCATACGCTGATATCCACATTAGTCCTAATTGGTGCCACTGTTATATCGGGGCTTATTACAGGAGGCGGCTGTATTCCATGGTTTAAAATTTTTGCCGCCAGCCTTACAGCATGGGGTGTGTCACTTGCCATAATACCACTGCAATTATGGATAGCTACATGGAAAGGCACATTTGCAAGCATAGCAATGGGTTTCTTGGGCTTAATCGCAGGTGTCATCGCTGCACCAAAATCATACTGGATATATGTACCATGGAGTTGGCCTATAAGGCTAATGTGTCCTATAATAGGGGTCCATCCTAATGGGACACTTTTGGAATCAACAAGCCCGTTGCTGGATGCTTCGGTAATACCACAAGGTATTATAATTTCAATTGTATCTTTGATAATCCTTGCTTTTATAACTGCAGTATGGTTTAACAAAAAAGAGGTGAAATAA
- a CDS encoding lantibiotic ABC transporter (High confidence in function and specificity), giving the protein MRILYAEWLKTKRTAIRLLAFCMPVVYAALIIGYFALRGIDKNTQTLVFQGFFEVWTVCVIPLSIGILSGLIVHQEELAGNFNGLLSSNVSRYGLYGAKFILLVLTLTANTLIATVALGVGLDVFLGVSIGWPIYIAASILAIIGAVPLLALHLWASFRWGMGASIGIGIGGLLMAALLGATSLGDKIWQFIPWTWPVRLGILPGAYLQFTEDMQYPPEVISSGFVLKQLAMGFTVSTLCLVAALIGGIVWFNRWEGRKSYD; this is encoded by the coding sequence ATGAGAATATTATACGCAGAATGGTTGAAAACAAAACGGACAGCCATAAGATTGCTTGCGTTTTGTATGCCCGTAGTTTATGCGGCGCTAATTATTGGATATTTCGCTTTAAGAGGTATCGATAAAAATACTCAAACATTGGTTTTTCAAGGCTTTTTTGAAGTGTGGACAGTGTGTGTTATTCCATTAAGCATAGGAATCCTGTCCGGCTTAATAGTGCATCAAGAAGAACTCGCTGGCAATTTTAACGGCCTTCTAAGCAGTAACGTTTCCAGATATGGATTATATGGGGCAAAATTCATTCTATTGGTTCTAACCTTGACAGCTAACACCTTAATTGCAACTGTTGCACTTGGGGTTGGTTTAGATGTATTCCTCGGCGTTTCTATTGGCTGGCCAATTTACATTGCTGCATCCATACTTGCTATTATAGGGGCGGTTCCACTATTAGCTTTGCATTTATGGGCAAGTTTTAGATGGGGAATGGGCGCATCCATCGGAATTGGTATCGGTGGCTTGCTGATGGCTGCTTTACTGGGGGCAACGAGCCTTGGGGATAAAATATGGCAGTTTATACCCTGGACATGGCCTGTAAGGTTGGGAATACTACCTGGAGCGTACTTACAGTTTACGGAGGATATGCAATATCCACCAGAAGTTATTTCATCGGGTTTTGTGTTAAAACAGTTGGCGATGGGTTTTACTGTGTCAACGCTATGCCTTGTTGCAGCATTAATAGGGGGAATCGTTTGGTTTAACAGGTGGGAAGGAAGAAAATCCTATGACTAA
- a CDS encoding response regulator with CheY-like receiver domain and winged-helix DNA-binding domain (High confidence in function and specificity), with the protein MSKILIIDDEKELVMLLEDELKARGHEVLVAYDGQEGIKLSKCQPDLIILDIMMPEVNGFDVCRAIRDDVLCPIIFLSAKQSEADKIKGLTLGGDDYVVKPFGLRELMARIEANLRREKRSQYINAENKRTKLYFGELSLDMRERTVKINNEPIALTKREYDIVELLALHAGQVFSREHIYEKVWGYDSEGDSATVVEHIKKIRAKFAAITPSVEYISTVWGIGYKWNKI; encoded by the coding sequence TTGAGTAAAATACTGATAATTGATGATGAAAAGGAACTTGTTATGCTTCTTGAGGATGAACTGAAGGCGAGGGGGCATGAAGTGCTGGTGGCATACGATGGTCAAGAAGGTATAAAACTGTCTAAATGCCAGCCTGATCTTATCATATTGGACATTATGATGCCCGAAGTCAATGGATTTGATGTTTGCCGTGCAATCAGAGATGACGTATTGTGCCCCATAATTTTTTTGAGTGCAAAACAATCGGAGGCCGATAAAATCAAAGGGTTAACTCTTGGCGGGGATGATTATGTGGTAAAACCCTTCGGACTGCGGGAACTCATGGCGAGAATAGAAGCAAATCTGCGGCGGGAAAAGCGGTCGCAATATATCAACGCGGAAAACAAGCGCACTAAACTATATTTTGGAGAACTCAGCCTCGATATGAGAGAACGTACTGTAAAGATAAATAATGAGCCTATTGCGCTGACTAAACGCGAATACGATATCGTTGAACTGTTGGCGCTTCATGCGGGACAAGTGTTTTCGCGGGAACATATTTACGAAAAGGTGTGGGGATATGATTCGGAGGGAGATTCGGCGACAGTGGTAGAGCACATAAAAAAGATACGGGCGAAGTTCGCTGCTATTACGCCATCTGTTGAGTACATTTCTACGGTTTGGGGCATCGGGTACAAGTGGAATAAGATTTGA